A single genomic interval of Shewanella halotolerans harbors:
- a CDS encoding NAD(P)/FAD-dependent oxidoreductase — MSAKIPRIVIVGGGAGGLGLATQLGHKLGKKQRAEILLIDKNRTHIWKPLLHEVATGSLDADLDGVVYSAHAVKHGYQFQLGELTGLDLKGKRLQLGAISNDKGEALLPARELEYDTLVLAVGSVSNDFGTPGVKEHCFFLDSHHQANRFHNALLDSFTRMHQSEEQQKLNIAIVGGGATGVELSAELYHVTDLLKSYGLSKMTADRLSITLIEAGPRILPALPERIAASATRELIKLGVSVRQNTRIEEATSKGFVTAGGELIAANLMLWAAGVKAPDFIKQIEGLNLNRANQILVRPTLQAQGHDDLYVIGDCCACEQADGSFVPPRAQSAHQMAQCVERNILNELRGLGLTEYEYVDHGSLVNLSRFSTVGSLMGNLTKDSMFVEGKIARFMYISLYRMHQKAIHGLTKTIALWLVEKMMRVVRPRMKLH; from the coding sequence ATGAGTGCAAAGATCCCAAGAATCGTGATAGTGGGCGGCGGTGCCGGCGGACTCGGCCTGGCCACCCAACTGGGACACAAGTTAGGCAAGAAGCAGCGGGCCGAGATCCTGCTGATAGACAAAAATCGCACTCATATCTGGAAACCCTTGCTCCATGAGGTGGCCACAGGTTCACTCGACGCCGACCTCGACGGCGTGGTCTACTCCGCCCATGCGGTTAAACATGGCTACCAGTTTCAATTGGGGGAACTCACCGGGCTAGATCTTAAGGGCAAACGATTACAGCTCGGCGCCATCAGCAACGATAAGGGCGAGGCACTGCTGCCCGCCAGAGAACTTGAGTACGACACCTTAGTATTGGCGGTCGGTAGCGTCAGCAACGACTTTGGCACCCCGGGCGTAAAGGAGCACTGCTTCTTTCTTGACTCCCACCACCAGGCGAACCGCTTTCACAACGCCCTGCTCGACAGCTTCACCCGCATGCATCAATCGGAGGAACAGCAAAAGCTCAATATTGCCATCGTCGGCGGTGGTGCGACTGGGGTGGAGCTGTCCGCCGAACTCTACCATGTGACCGATCTGCTCAAGAGTTATGGCCTGAGCAAGATGACCGCCGACAGGCTGAGTATCACACTGATCGAGGCTGGCCCGCGGATCTTACCCGCCCTGCCCGAGCGTATCGCCGCCTCGGCTACCCGCGAGCTGATTAAGCTTGGCGTGTCGGTGCGACAAAATACCCGCATCGAAGAGGCGACCTCTAAGGGCTTTGTCACTGCAGGCGGCGAGTTGATCGCCGCCAACCTGATGTTATGGGCTGCCGGGGTTAAGGCGCCAGATTTTATCAAGCAGATAGAGGGACTTAACCTCAACCGCGCCAATCAGATATTGGTGCGTCCGACCCTACAGGCCCAAGGCCATGACGATCTCTATGTGATCGGCGATTGCTGCGCCTGTGAACAAGCCGATGGCAGCTTCGTGCCGCCCAGGGCCCAGTCGGCGCACCAGATGGCCCAGTGTGTCGAGCGCAATATTCTCAATGAGCTCAGAGGCCTGGGTCTCACCGAATATGAATATGTGGATCACGGCTCCCTGGTCAATCTGTCACGCTTTAGTACCGTGGGCAGCCTGATGGGCAACCTCACCAAAGACAGCATGTTTGTCGAGGGTAAGATCGCCCGCTTCATGTACATCTCCCTCTACCGCATGCACCAAAAAGCAATTCACGGCCTGACCAAGACCATCGCCCTCTGGTTGGTGGAGAAGATGATGCGGGTAGTTCGCCCACGGATGAAGCTGCACTAA
- a CDS encoding DMT family transporter: MSQSRAQSQPLSQSPSHLSSQAVMMALGSAILMGTIGALARTANLEASIITFYRLLIGAACLIAYMLATGKARQILHRPGKRHLFNGAMLAGFMVFYVQSIGYINMANAVMLIYLAPLVSAIGAHFLFHERLTRQDLLAIGIALIGVVAILPSLESLTGSTAELKGYGFALLALLSYSGFMLINRRPASASPYQSTLIQLSFGALCLLPFALHQAVLPSLTQWFWLALIGVFPGFLAILFAVKALRVLPAATFGTLAYIEPVTVVILGWSLFAEHLTPIQLMGCGLIICAGLIQTRKRRRAPNPQ; this comes from the coding sequence ATGAGTCAATCAAGAGCACAGTCCCAACCTCTGTCACAATCGCCATCGCATTTATCCTCCCAGGCCGTGATGATGGCCCTAGGCTCGGCCATTTTAATGGGCACAATCGGCGCACTGGCGCGCACCGCCAACCTAGAAGCCAGCATCATCACCTTTTACCGCCTGCTGATCGGCGCCGCCTGCCTCATCGCCTACATGCTTGCCACAGGCAAGGCCCGGCAGATCCTGCATCGTCCAGGGAAACGCCATCTTTTTAATGGCGCTATGCTCGCCGGTTTCATGGTGTTTTACGTGCAATCCATAGGTTACATCAACATGGCCAATGCGGTGATGCTTATCTATCTCGCCCCCCTGGTCAGCGCCATTGGCGCTCACTTCCTCTTCCATGAGCGGCTGACGCGCCAAGACCTATTAGCCATAGGCATCGCCCTTATTGGCGTCGTAGCCATATTGCCGAGCCTTGAGAGCCTCACGGGCAGCACGGCCGAACTCAAGGGCTATGGCTTTGCCCTGCTGGCCCTGCTGAGCTACAGCGGTTTCATGTTAATCAATCGCCGCCCCGCCAGTGCCAGCCCCTACCAGAGCACGCTTATCCAACTGAGTTTCGGCGCCCTCTGCTTGCTGCCCTTCGCCCTGCATCAAGCCGTGCTCCCCAGCTTAACCCAGTGGTTCTGGCTGGCGCTGATCGGCGTGTTTCCCGGCTTTCTGGCGATCTTATTCGCGGTCAAGGCGCTACGGGTTTTGCCCGCGGCCACCTTCGGCACCTTGGCCTATATCGAACCTGTGACCGTGGTGATCCTCGGCTGGAGCCTGTTTGCCGAGCACCTCACCCCGATACAATTAATGGGCTGTGGCCTGATCATCTGCGCCGGACTGATACAGACACGCAAGCGACGCCGGGCCCCTAATCCCCAATAG
- the tsaB gene encoding tRNA (adenosine(37)-N6)-threonylcarbamoyltransferase complex dimerization subunit type 1 TsaB, with translation MPENKDFSAPLSLLALDTCTEFCSVALQYQGQVFAREADAPREHSQRLLPMVQEVLQEAGIELSQVDVIAYGRGPGSFTGIRICTSMTQGMALGQDLPVVGISTLAAMAQAAIEIKGATQVATAIDARMGEIYYGEYLSVDGLASLVGEERVCAPEELSSQLAFDTPLAACGTGFDAYPELLTEQMSLVEEAKFPLARFMLPLAEAAVKAGQATDVDRLKPVYLRDTVTWKKLPGRE, from the coding sequence ATGCCGGAAAATAAAGATTTCTCAGCCCCATTAAGTTTACTCGCCCTGGACACCTGCACCGAGTTTTGTTCGGTCGCCCTGCAATATCAGGGACAGGTGTTTGCCCGTGAGGCCGATGCGCCGCGGGAACACAGCCAACGCCTGCTGCCCATGGTGCAGGAGGTACTGCAAGAGGCGGGTATCGAGCTGAGTCAGGTGGATGTGATTGCTTATGGCCGTGGCCCTGGCAGCTTTACCGGGATCCGTATCTGCACCTCTATGACCCAGGGGATGGCTTTAGGCCAAGATCTTCCCGTGGTGGGGATCTCAACCCTGGCGGCCATGGCCCAGGCGGCTATCGAGATAAAGGGCGCGACTCAAGTAGCGACCGCCATCGATGCGCGCATGGGCGAGATTTACTACGGCGAGTACCTGTCTGTAGATGGCTTGGCCAGCCTGGTTGGGGAAGAGCGGGTCTGTGCGCCAGAGGAGTTGTCGAGCCAGCTGGCTTTTGATACGCCCCTTGCCGCCTGTGGCACAGGCTTCGATGCCTATCCGGAGCTATTGACCGAGCAGATGAGCCTGGTCGAGGAAGCCAAATTCCCACTCGCGCGCTTTATGTTGCCGCTGGCAGAAGCCGCTGTGAAGGCGGGGCAGGCGACCGATGTGGATCGGCTAAAACCTGTGTATCTGCGTGATACCGTGACCTGGAAAAAACTGCCCGGTCGCGAGTAA
- a CDS encoding M50 family metallopeptidase, translating into MPSRSLFMVELLLALVVTRIPYLSVPFKWLESYFHEASHALATLISGGIVSHIELYPNGAGLCVSQGGWPVLIGFAGYFGAALWGLLIFHLATWARGIRVSFSCLGLVVLLSIVLWGRDLLTVAILLMLALLFLLPLKLSHSPLLTFALRVMALMVMLNALASPTVLLGMPGRGDAAMLAEQTWIPAWIWVGIWLLTSLTMLWLCWRRVDSANQLSAQKV; encoded by the coding sequence ATGCCATCTCGCAGCCTCTTCATGGTCGAGCTGCTGCTGGCCCTGGTAGTTACTCGCATTCCCTATCTGAGCGTGCCCTTTAAGTGGCTGGAGAGTTATTTTCACGAGGCGTCTCACGCCCTGGCGACCCTGATTAGCGGCGGGATAGTGAGTCATATTGAGCTCTATCCCAACGGCGCCGGTCTGTGCGTGAGCCAGGGAGGCTGGCCCGTGTTGATTGGCTTTGCCGGCTATTTCGGCGCCGCGCTCTGGGGGCTACTCATCTTTCATCTGGCGACTTGGGCCAGGGGGATCCGCGTCAGCTTTAGCTGTCTCGGGCTGGTGGTGTTGCTGAGTATCGTGCTCTGGGGGCGGGATCTGCTCACCGTCGCCATCTTGCTGATGCTCGCCTTGCTGTTTCTGCTGCCGTTAAAACTCAGTCATAGCCCACTGCTGACCTTTGCCCTGAGGGTGATGGCGCTGATGGTGATGTTGAACGCGCTCGCCAGCCCGACCGTGCTGCTGGGCATGCCGGGGCGCGGCGATGCAGCCATGCTGGCGGAGCAGACCTGGATCCCGGCCTGGATCTGGGTAGGCATCTGGCTGCTCACCAGTTTAACCATGCTCTGGCTCTGCTGGCGCCGGGTCGATAGTGCCAATCAGCTGAGCGCGCAAAAAGTGTAA